The Kosakonia sacchari SP1 genome includes a window with the following:
- the purK gene encoding 5-(carboxyamino)imidazole ribonucleotide synthase, which produces MKQVCVLGNGQLGRMLRQAGEPLSIAVWPVGLDDAPEAVPFQQSVITAEIERWPETALTRELARHPAFVNRDVFPIIADRLTQKQLFDKLELATAPWQLLADKSEWPAVFSRLGELAIVKRRVGGYDGRGQWRLRADETDQLPDDCYGECIVEQGINFSGEVSLVGARARDGSTVFYPLTHNLHQDGILRTSVVFPQANAAQQQQAENMLSAIMHELNYVGVMAMECFVTPGGLLINELAPRVHNSGHWTQNGASISQFELHLRAVVDLPLPPPVVNSPSVMINLIGSDLNYDWLKLPLVHLHWYDKEVRPGRKVGHLNLNDDDTARLSATLEALVPLLPPEYASGIAWAQSKLQ; this is translated from the coding sequence ATGAAACAGGTTTGTGTATTAGGCAATGGTCAGCTTGGCCGGATGTTGCGCCAGGCCGGTGAACCGCTCAGCATTGCGGTCTGGCCTGTCGGGCTGGACGACGCCCCGGAAGCCGTTCCCTTTCAGCAAAGTGTAATCACCGCCGAAATCGAACGCTGGCCGGAAACGGCGTTAACGCGCGAACTGGCGCGCCACCCGGCGTTTGTTAACCGCGATGTGTTTCCGATCATTGCCGATCGCCTGACGCAAAAACAGTTATTCGACAAACTCGAACTGGCTACCGCGCCGTGGCAGTTACTGGCGGATAAAAGTGAATGGCCTGCCGTGTTTTCCCGCCTGGGGGAACTGGCGATTGTTAAGCGCCGCGTGGGGGGCTATGACGGTCGCGGGCAGTGGCGTTTACGCGCAGACGAAACGGATCAGTTGCCGGATGACTGCTACGGCGAGTGCATTGTTGAACAGGGCATCAATTTTTCCGGTGAAGTGTCGCTGGTCGGCGCGCGCGCGCGTGATGGCAGCACCGTTTTCTACCCGCTGACGCACAATCTGCATCAGGATGGCATTTTGCGTACCAGCGTGGTTTTCCCGCAGGCTAATGCCGCCCAGCAACAGCAGGCGGAAAACATGCTTTCTGCCATCATGCATGAGCTGAACTACGTCGGCGTGATGGCGATGGAGTGCTTCGTCACGCCGGGCGGGTTACTGATTAACGAACTGGCGCCGCGCGTGCATAACAGCGGCCACTGGACGCAGAATGGCGCGTCTATCAGCCAGTTTGAACTGCATCTGCGTGCGGTGGTGGATCTGCCGTTGCCACCGCCAGTGGTTAACAGCCCGTCGGTGATGATCAACCTGATTGGCAGCGACCTGAACTACGACTGGTTAAAGCTGCCGCTGGTGCACCTGCACTGGTATGACAAAGAGGTGCGTCCGGGGCGCAAAGTGGGTCATTTGAACCTGAACGATGATGACACCGCCCGTCTGAGCGCCACGCTGGAAGCGCTGGTGCCGCTGTTGCCGCCGGAGTACGCGAGCGGCATTGCCTGGGCGCAGTCAAAACTGCAGTAA